A genomic window from Providencia alcalifaciens includes:
- a CDS encoding ABC transporter ATP-binding protein/permease, translating into MKTIKQFFYLVKPFWGQRAALVCWVLLFASLGLTLSSVWFNVKMNMWNGDFYNALQKLDGQALYGLLQYFVILVSGLIFVVVMGTYLKQMLIIRWRKGMTEQVLGRWLSSNSKHYMLRLVSQEPDNPDQRIAEDIRLLIESTLNLLVTFLHSMLTLISFAAILWTLSGSLSLSFADSDWTIPGYMFWACIIYTIIGIALTQLIGFPLRRLHMDKQRREADYRSSLINCRQHGDAIAGQRGEQQDRKELMTRFSEIIRNWNQLIRCERNLSFYTVGYQQVTALAPVLLALPKFLAGEIMLGGLMQLRQAFTSVATSLGWFIFAYKEIAAWQATVTRLYNFVVLLENDKTPEATINEDSLPLTANLSLFTADHRPLLSAIELNLKSGELMLISGRSGIGKSTLLRTLSGHWPFFDGEITRTNNVMWIPQRLYLPISRLDNLLAYPQDASQFAASDLKYALTLVGLEKLHSQLALETDWHNRLSGGEQQRIMFARLLLNQPKLMLLDEMTSALDEPSALALLNMLKAQLPASSIVLVSHQSFIDPLADKHLRLSETTQNTPLMTGAPEYAS; encoded by the coding sequence ATGAAGACCATTAAACAATTTTTCTATTTAGTTAAACCTTTTTGGGGGCAGCGTGCTGCCCTTGTATGCTGGGTACTGCTGTTTGCCTCATTAGGGCTAACCCTCTCTTCCGTCTGGTTCAATGTCAAAATGAACATGTGGAACGGGGATTTCTATAACGCCCTGCAAAAGCTGGACGGGCAAGCACTGTATGGGCTGCTGCAATACTTTGTGATTCTCGTCAGCGGGCTGATTTTTGTGGTGGTGATGGGCACCTACCTCAAGCAGATGCTGATTATCCGTTGGCGTAAAGGCATGACCGAGCAAGTGCTCGGTCGCTGGCTTTCCAGCAACAGTAAACACTATATGCTGAGGCTCGTCTCCCAAGAGCCCGATAACCCAGATCAACGTATTGCAGAAGATATTCGCTTACTGATTGAATCCACACTGAATCTGCTCGTCACTTTCTTGCATTCAATGCTGACATTAATTTCCTTTGCCGCGATTTTGTGGACGCTTTCAGGCAGCCTTTCATTAAGCTTCGCCGACAGCGATTGGACCATTCCGGGCTATATGTTCTGGGCCTGTATTATTTACACCATCATCGGGATCGCGCTAACCCAGCTCATTGGTTTCCCACTGCGCCGCCTGCATATGGATAAACAGCGCCGTGAAGCGGATTACCGTAGCTCGTTAATCAATTGCCGCCAACATGGGGATGCCATCGCAGGACAACGGGGTGAGCAACAAGATCGTAAAGAGCTGATGACCCGCTTTAGTGAAATTATCCGTAACTGGAACCAGTTAATTCGCTGCGAACGTAATTTATCGTTTTATACCGTCGGCTATCAGCAAGTGACCGCCCTCGCCCCTGTGTTACTCGCATTACCTAAATTTTTAGCCGGTGAGATTATGCTGGGTGGATTAATGCAGCTGCGCCAAGCGTTCACCAGTGTAGCGACTTCATTGGGCTGGTTTATTTTTGCCTATAAAGAGATTGCGGCATGGCAAGCTACCGTCACGCGTCTGTACAACTTCGTGGTGTTATTGGAAAACGATAAAACCCCAGAAGCCACTATCAACGAAGATAGCCTACCATTAACGGCAAATTTGAGCCTGTTTACGGCAGATCATCGCCCATTACTGAGCGCCATTGAGCTTAACCTCAAAAGCGGTGAGCTGATGTTGATCTCCGGTCGTTCCGGTATTGGTAAATCCACGCTACTGCGCACATTAAGCGGTCATTGGCCATTCTTTGATGGTGAGATTACACGTACAAATAACGTAATGTGGATCCCGCAGCGGCTTTATTTACCAATAAGCCGTTTAGATAACTTATTGGCTTACCCACAAGATGCCAGCCAATTTGCGGCTTCGGATCTGAAATATGCGCTGACCCTTGTTGGATTAGAAAAACTTCATTCACAACTGGCTTTAGAAACCGATTGGCATAACCGACTTTCTGGCGGTGAACAGCAGCGGATCATGTTTGCGCGACTGCTTCTAAATCAACCTAAGTTAATGCTATTGGATGAAATGACCTCTGCCCTAGATGAACCGAGTGCGCTGGCTTTGCTAAATATGCTAAAAGCCCAACTCCCCGCCAGCAGCATCGTTTTGGTTAGCCATCAAAGCTTTATTGACCCATTAGCTGATAAGCATCTGCGTTTATCTGAAACAACGCAAAATACCCCATTGATGACAGGAGCCCCAGAATATGCTTCGTAA
- a CDS encoding secretin and TonB N-terminal domain-containing protein, which translates to MAIQFTLGRFKPIALSLAVTSALVSQSAIAQEITFSLPEQGLASAIDQISRQGQVSLLYDKSQLNGLRAPALSGSYTPQTALQKILIGSGLELVNENGMLVIRPQNVNQGTLVLPETQVSGVVQNHPAMDVISAPQYVTSEEISQKNTGDGNITDLMKTNPAVQFANNDSNSMNQGEIKPSRISIHGSSSYQNAYRLDGVSFNNDFDPADSGLGETATRLSSSDQGIYIDSRLIDSMAVYDNNIPVEFGGFTGGTVEVNSRRWQGENSAHAYYRLTRSGWNNLFHDSTQSIDTTKNDTANPARFQNRYDKNDFGGWFELGVTENSGVVFSASRRSSTIPMTVTGGEAFVLENNTIEPIYSDSGKKNQRRTSDNYFLKYSMNLSEKSSLDLSANYASYDSRLFSSSISNSGYDSTHDGLGFTAVFKHQFDLGQFEATANTQSLKDDRKNDQKYSLMVRAFEFDEDFNYKGTTERNSGGLGDLESKQNTHSLKTVMRFNPQEDSLGLTHQPTAGAEVNYTKGTYVRDHDYFQYTYSGNLMGDDYSGSLTNISRFKKGSYSADYTNYAIFLDDNIQYGKLTLRPGVRLDRDDFVNRTNVAPRLSGTYDLFGDKKTLLIAGANRYYGRSMLTYALYGAQNGGMQTCAGYFEPCSLIPENNEWDNKKDYEGIDSLKTPYNDELTLALQQEILSTTWRLQYVHREGYDEVRTRTKYNSRDEDKRSIRMYDNGGRSSHDTVTLSVNNSQPWEWAEASHVMTASFTWQQSESNTPKDSGYNSFDPGNKVNLNKVWYDGKVIDSSKLPSTSFNSPIKLNLEMTSVWDEYDVTWYNRLQWWGSRDQAVRYDNAYYTDPEYGQLRKYTKQNFASKYTWDTRLGWKPDFAYGFGFSVEVNNVLNNKNIADRFMFNDRTIKSYDPGRQFWLQVNYDL; encoded by the coding sequence ATGGCAATTCAATTCACACTCGGTCGGTTCAAGCCGATTGCGCTGTCACTGGCGGTCACCAGTGCCTTAGTCAGCCAATCTGCTATCGCCCAAGAAATCACTTTCTCATTACCAGAACAAGGATTGGCAAGTGCGATTGATCAAATCAGTCGCCAAGGTCAGGTTTCGCTCCTGTATGACAAAAGCCAGCTCAATGGGCTACGCGCTCCCGCCCTTTCTGGCAGCTATACCCCACAAACCGCATTACAAAAAATTCTTATTGGTAGCGGGTTAGAGCTGGTTAACGAAAACGGCATGTTGGTTATTCGTCCTCAAAACGTAAACCAAGGCACGTTAGTTCTCCCTGAAACTCAAGTGTCGGGCGTAGTACAAAATCACCCGGCCATGGACGTCATATCTGCGCCGCAATATGTCACCTCAGAAGAGATTAGCCAAAAAAACACTGGTGATGGCAATATTACCGACTTAATGAAAACCAACCCTGCGGTGCAGTTTGCGAATAACGATAGCAACTCCATGAACCAAGGGGAAATTAAGCCTTCACGTATTTCTATTCATGGTTCCAGTAGCTACCAGAACGCCTATCGCCTTGATGGCGTGAGCTTCAACAATGACTTTGACCCTGCCGACAGTGGCTTAGGCGAAACCGCCACACGACTGAGCAGCAGCGACCAAGGGATTTACATCGACAGCCGCTTGATTGATAGCATGGCCGTTTATGATAACAACATCCCAGTGGAATTCGGTGGCTTTACAGGAGGAACCGTTGAGGTAAACAGCCGCCGTTGGCAAGGTGAAAATAGCGCCCATGCCTATTATCGCTTAACCCGTTCTGGCTGGAATAATCTGTTCCACGATTCGACTCAATCTATCGATACCACCAAGAACGATACCGCTAACCCAGCTCGCTTCCAGAATCGCTACGATAAAAATGATTTTGGTGGCTGGTTTGAATTGGGCGTGACGGAAAATTCAGGTGTGGTGTTCTCAGCATCTCGCCGTAGTTCGACGATTCCGATGACGGTGACGGGTGGCGAAGCCTTTGTTTTAGAGAATAATACAATTGAGCCTATCTACTCAGACTCGGGTAAAAAAAATCAGCGCCGTACCTCCGATAACTATTTTTTGAAGTATTCGATGAATTTATCAGAGAAGAGCTCATTAGATTTATCAGCCAATTACGCCTCTTATGATAGCCGCTTATTTTCTTCATCAATCAGCAATTCCGGCTATGATTCAACCCATGATGGGTTAGGTTTTACCGCTGTCTTCAAACATCAATTCGATTTAGGCCAATTTGAAGCGACCGCCAATACACAAAGTTTGAAAGATGATCGTAAGAATGATCAAAAATATTCGTTAATGGTTCGCGCATTTGAATTTGATGAAGACTTTAACTACAAAGGCACCACGGAACGTAATAGTGGAGGACTAGGGGATTTAGAGTCGAAACAAAATACCCATAGCCTGAAAACCGTAATGCGTTTTAATCCGCAAGAAGATAGCTTAGGGTTAACTCACCAGCCAACCGCAGGAGCTGAAGTCAATTACACCAAAGGGACTTATGTCCGTGACCATGATTATTTCCAATATACCTATTCTGGAAATCTGATGGGTGATGACTACTCTGGGAGCTTAACGAATATCAGCCGCTTTAAAAAAGGCAGTTACTCCGCGGATTACACCAATTACGCCATCTTCCTTGATGACAATATTCAATATGGAAAATTAACCTTACGTCCTGGCGTTCGTCTTGATCGCGATGACTTTGTTAATCGCACCAACGTTGCCCCTCGCCTTTCAGGTACCTATGACTTATTTGGCGATAAGAAAACGCTGTTAATTGCCGGTGCAAACCGCTATTACGGTCGTTCAATGCTGACCTATGCTCTGTATGGGGCACAAAATGGTGGCATGCAAACCTGTGCAGGATATTTCGAGCCATGTTCGCTGATCCCTGAAAATAATGAATGGGACAACAAAAAAGACTACGAAGGGATCGATTCTCTTAAAACCCCTTATAACGATGAGCTCACCCTCGCACTGCAACAAGAAATCTTATCGACCACGTGGCGCTTACAGTATGTTCACCGTGAAGGCTATGACGAAGTGCGCACCCGCACCAAATACAACAGCCGCGATGAAGATAAACGCAGCATCCGTATGTACGATAATGGTGGGCGCAGCTCTCACGATACCGTGACATTATCCGTCAATAATAGCCAACCTTGGGAATGGGCAGAGGCATCCCATGTGATGACCGCCTCGTTCACGTGGCAACAAAGCGAAAGTAATACACCAAAAGACTCTGGCTATAACTCATTCGATCCGGGTAACAAAGTTAACCTCAACAAAGTGTGGTACGACGGTAAAGTGATTGATTCATCAAAACTGCCATCCACCAGCTTTAACTCGCCGATTAAGCTTAACCTAGAGATGACCAGTGTTTGGGATGAGTATGACGTCACATGGTACAACCGCCTGCAATGGTGGGGTTCTCGTGACCAAGCGGTTCGCTATGACAACGCTTACTACACCGACCCTGAATATGGTCAGTTACGCAAATACACCAAGCAAAACTTCGCGAGCAAATACACCTGGGATACTCGCCTAGGCTGGAAACCTGACTTTGCTTATGGCTTTGGATTCTCGGTTGAAGTGAATAACGTATTGAATAATAAAAATATTGCAGACCGCTTTATGTTCAATGACCGTACGATCAAATCTTATGATCCGGGTCGTCAGTTCTGGCTGCAAGTGAATTACGATCTCTAA
- a CDS encoding FecR family protein, with protein sequence MAKNQTQQPENTSSVEQQRIDEDAALWFTRVHSQQLSDQQSQEFKTWLRASKAHGDAYEAIAGIWQDIEKVPRPAPIKPAASKLGFSSFWKPLGHLVAACFIAVVLFLPYSQLPSMLLNNMTLVSTDSTKEVTLSDGSQLFLNRDTRIRVAYETPIRQLYLDQGSAYFKVKSNPYRPFVINVDQRQVQVVGTEFEVNKKGEQVAVNVSQGIVSFQSLNAQKTVLLLAGQGALSPSINGKIALNSVPPQEVARWRFGELSFVDKPLGEVLSELKTYSDFQVELSPSNLANRKISGRINLQQPDAFFQALPSLLPVQVVYQDKNNLLIIQNKKNK encoded by the coding sequence ATGGCAAAGAACCAAACCCAGCAACCAGAAAATACCTCGTCAGTCGAGCAACAACGCATCGACGAAGACGCGGCGCTGTGGTTTACCCGTGTGCATAGCCAGCAGCTCAGTGACCAACAATCTCAAGAATTTAAAACCTGGTTACGTGCTTCAAAAGCCCATGGCGATGCCTATGAGGCAATCGCGGGGATTTGGCAAGATATTGAAAAAGTTCCGCGTCCTGCACCTATTAAACCGGCCGCTTCAAAACTCGGATTTTCATCGTTTTGGAAGCCTCTCGGCCATCTCGTTGCCGCCTGCTTTATTGCCGTAGTCTTGTTTTTACCTTACAGCCAGCTTCCCTCCATGTTGCTCAATAACATGACGTTGGTTTCCACTGACTCCACCAAAGAGGTGACGTTGTCAGATGGCTCTCAGCTGTTTCTTAATCGCGATACCCGCATTCGAGTTGCTTATGAAACGCCAATCCGCCAGCTCTATTTAGACCAAGGTTCTGCTTACTTTAAAGTAAAATCCAACCCTTATCGCCCGTTTGTTATCAATGTCGATCAGCGACAAGTTCAGGTAGTCGGTACAGAATTTGAAGTGAATAAAAAAGGCGAGCAGGTGGCGGTCAATGTCAGCCAAGGCATTGTCAGCTTTCAAAGTCTCAACGCTCAAAAAACCGTATTACTGCTTGCCGGACAAGGTGCGCTAAGCCCGAGCATCAATGGTAAAATCGCGCTCAATTCTGTCCCCCCGCAAGAGGTAGCAAGATGGCGCTTTGGCGAACTCAGCTTTGTGGATAAACCCCTTGGTGAAGTCCTGTCTGAATTAAAAACCTATTCAGACTTTCAAGTTGAACTCTCTCCGAGCAATTTAGCTAACCGGAAAATATCAGGGCGCATTAACCTTCAACAGCCAGATGCCTTTTTTCAGGCGCTTCCCTCCCTCCTTCCTGTGCAAGTCGTGTATCAGGATAAAAATAACCTACTGATTATCCAAAACAAAAAAAATAAATAA
- a CDS encoding RNA polymerase sigma factor, whose translation MTIDKSLARKISGAYQSTYGQLVRFFRSRLGNSNDADDLSQDVFTLWLNRKAQDPVKENRAYLFKIASNVLIDHWRRNHQQSQSHTSIDEVMHEQSFEQTTADPSEILEHQQRIARLGEAIDLLPPRRREAFLLYRFDGLSQSEIAERMEISISMVEKHIAAALVHCKKYLDDQSNHP comes from the coding sequence ATGACTATCGATAAATCCCTTGCTCGCAAAATCAGCGGCGCATATCAATCAACCTACGGTCAGCTTGTGCGATTTTTCCGCAGTCGACTAGGTAATAGTAACGATGCGGATGATTTATCACAGGATGTGTTTACACTATGGCTAAACCGTAAAGCACAGGATCCTGTGAAGGAGAACCGTGCTTATCTGTTTAAAATCGCTAGCAATGTGTTAATTGACCATTGGCGACGGAATCATCAACAGAGCCAGTCCCATACCTCGATTGATGAAGTGATGCATGAACAAAGTTTTGAGCAAACCACCGCCGACCCTAGCGAAATTTTAGAGCACCAACAGCGGATTGCGCGGCTTGGCGAGGCGATTGATCTTTTGCCTCCACGGCGCAGAGAAGCCTTTTTGCTGTATCGCTTTGATGGGTTATCGCAAAGTGAAATTGCAGAGCGTATGGAAATTTCGATCAGTATGGTGGAAAAACATATTGCAGCGGCATTAGTGCATTGTAAAAAATATCTAGACGATCAGAGCAATCATCCGTAA
- a CDS encoding energy transducer TonB, whose product MNSSMGQLGSPIFRPLGGLCGSLVFHGILAMIFIGWFTSNLPKTGVLPPAISLQLGLYQLEQQQEPEVNNAPKQQMATREEIEPEVVEKAEKLPQTPLVDNGTLTRVTEKKRPPKKKPVQEKKVVEEAPVSTQESEVTSVPTSGSASNSSANFASSAAAPVSGHHGWESEVHQRLAKAKRYPRAALRFRSTGVSQVKIIVDNQGQLVSASLINSSGTKLLDKEALATIQRAAPFPMPPETLLANGKVELIAPIVFDTTSI is encoded by the coding sequence ATGAACAGCAGTATGGGGCAGCTGGGAAGCCCAATTTTTCGTCCTCTGGGCGGTTTATGTGGAAGTCTTGTTTTCCATGGAATACTGGCAATGATTTTTATTGGGTGGTTTACATCAAACCTACCAAAAACCGGGGTTTTACCACCCGCAATCTCTTTACAATTAGGGCTTTATCAACTGGAACAGCAGCAGGAGCCTGAAGTTAACAATGCGCCTAAACAGCAGATGGCAACACGAGAAGAAATTGAGCCTGAAGTCGTTGAAAAAGCAGAAAAGTTACCACAAACGCCGTTAGTTGATAATGGAACATTGACGCGCGTCACCGAGAAAAAACGCCCGCCAAAGAAAAAGCCAGTTCAAGAGAAAAAAGTGGTGGAAGAAGCCCCGGTTTCTACTCAAGAATCGGAAGTGACTTCGGTGCCAACCTCTGGTAGTGCTTCTAATAGCAGCGCGAATTTTGCCAGCAGTGCCGCTGCACCCGTTAGTGGTCATCATGGGTGGGAAAGTGAAGTTCATCAACGGTTAGCGAAAGCAAAGCGATACCCACGCGCAGCTTTGCGTTTTCGTTCAACAGGCGTTTCTCAAGTCAAAATTATTGTGGATAACCAAGGCCAGTTAGTGAGTGCCAGCTTGATTAACTCGTCAGGTACCAAGCTCCTTGATAAAGAAGCGTTAGCGACTATCCAACGAGCTGCACCGTTTCCGATGCCACCCGAGACTTTGTTAGCCAACGGAAAAGTGGAGCTTATTGCGCCGATTGTGTTTGATACGACGTCAATCTAG
- a CDS encoding AhpA/YtjB family protein, giving the protein MKLPFRLHKTVIIVVCVALVTFLMHGVSYLGYSQSQSRLEQFKQLTQVLAEQVAFSLSDYVVPGSKDFNLERINANLNHLAKDHYILDASLYTAAGVLITQAGEPASVKERLSLDGKSELQNFHYQLVVTVPGAQEPKGYLRLTIDTESLTTDLQQADNTANIMRIFILLSLCIGFILANTLMRLKKKKGQQQLIVEPDENTEENEDKPEVQNSGSQGAKNTRSPLKSPRAKRRKDPSPHRPRRVARKLTEKQ; this is encoded by the coding sequence ATGAAACTCCCATTTAGGCTGCACAAAACCGTTATTATCGTTGTTTGCGTTGCATTGGTAACCTTCTTAATGCACGGGGTTTCATACTTGGGATATAGCCAAAGCCAAAGCCGGCTGGAACAATTTAAGCAATTAACTCAAGTATTAGCTGAGCAAGTGGCATTCAGCTTATCTGATTATGTGGTTCCCGGCAGCAAAGATTTTAATTTAGAACGAATTAATGCCAATTTAAATCATCTAGCTAAAGATCACTATATTTTGGATGCCAGTTTGTATACGGCGGCTGGCGTATTAATCACCCAAGCCGGGGAGCCCGCCAGTGTTAAGGAACGGCTTTCTCTTGATGGAAAGTCAGAGCTACAAAATTTTCATTATCAGTTAGTGGTAACCGTGCCGGGTGCACAAGAACCCAAAGGGTATTTACGCCTAACTATCGATACAGAGTCACTGACCACCGATCTTCAGCAAGCCGATAACACCGCCAATATCATGCGCATATTTATTTTATTATCTTTATGTATTGGCTTTATTTTGGCAAATACTCTAATGCGTCTGAAGAAAAAGAAAGGTCAGCAGCAATTGATAGTCGAACCTGACGAAAATACGGAAGAGAATGAAGATAAACCGGAAGTACAGAACAGTGGGTCACAAGGGGCTAAAAATACGCGTAGCCCCTTAAAATCACCACGCGCCAAACGCCGAAAAGATCCGAGCCCACATCGACCAAGACGGGTGGCACGCAAATTGACAGAAAAGCAGTAA
- the serB gene encoding phosphoserine phosphatase codes for MSTSLTYCYLPDEIQKWPGLPLSLSGEEVMPLDYRAGDTGWLLYGRGLDKARISDFQQRLGLAIVIVSSWRIDDYQVVRIAGSITPRIKKLADESKLDVVPLGKIPRLRSPGILLMDMDSTAIQIECIDEIARLAGVGDQVSEVTERAMQGELDFTESLRARVALLEGADAAILDQVLETLPLMPGLTSLVRKLQAMDWHIAIASGGFTFFADNLRQRLKLVAAVANHLEVKNGKLTGKVKGAIVDAKYKAQTLVKLAEKLNIPIEQTVAIGDGANDLKMLRKAGLGIAYHAKPKVFARAKVGIKHADLMGVLCVLSGGLKHEER; via the coding sequence ATGTCAACGAGTTTGACCTATTGTTATCTGCCCGATGAAATTCAAAAATGGCCGGGATTACCGCTTTCATTGAGTGGTGAAGAAGTGATGCCATTAGATTATCGTGCAGGGGATACTGGGTGGTTGTTATATGGTCGCGGCTTAGATAAAGCGCGTATCAGTGATTTCCAGCAGCGTTTAGGGTTAGCGATTGTGATTGTTTCCTCTTGGCGCATTGATGATTACCAAGTTGTCCGCATCGCGGGCAGCATTACCCCTCGTATCAAAAAGCTTGCAGATGAAAGCAAATTGGATGTGGTGCCACTTGGTAAAATTCCACGTTTACGATCCCCGGGGATCTTACTCATGGACATGGACTCTACCGCGATCCAAATAGAATGTATCGATGAAATTGCCCGTCTGGCAGGGGTTGGTGATCAAGTCTCTGAAGTGACCGAGCGCGCCATGCAAGGGGAGCTCGATTTCACGGAAAGTCTACGTGCTCGTGTGGCACTGCTCGAAGGCGCTGACGCAGCTATTCTCGATCAAGTGCTTGAAACCCTACCATTAATGCCGGGGTTAACCAGTTTAGTTCGTAAGTTACAAGCGATGGACTGGCATATTGCTATCGCCTCCGGTGGATTTACGTTCTTTGCCGATAACCTACGTCAGCGATTAAAGCTGGTCGCGGCAGTTGCCAACCACCTAGAAGTTAAAAATGGCAAACTGACAGGCAAAGTCAAAGGGGCGATTGTCGATGCAAAATACAAAGCACAAACCCTCGTTAAACTGGCAGAAAAACTGAATATCCCAATAGAGCAAACTGTCGCCATTGGTGACGGGGCAAACGACCTAAAAATGCTCAGAAAAGCAGGGCTGGGGATAGCGTACCACGCCAAACCAAAAGTGTTTGCAAGGGCGAAAGTGGGGATTAAGCATGCGGATCTGATGGGAGTTCTATGCGTCCTTAGCGGGGGGCTCAAGCACGAGGAGCGCTAG
- the radA gene encoding DNA repair protein RadA: MAKGAKRAFVCNECGADYPRWQGQCSACNAWNTITEVRLASTTAARTDRLTGYAGNAAGVSKVQKLSEISLEELPRFTTGFKEFDRVLGGGVVPGSAILIGGNPGAGKSTLLLQTMCLLSREMKTLYVTGEESLQQVAMRAHRLGLPTDSLNMLSETSIEQICLTAEQEQPKLMVIDSIQVMHMADIQSSPGSVAQVRETAAYLTRFAKTRGVAIIMVGHVTKDGSLAGPKVLEHCIDCSIMLDGDADNRFRTLRSHKNRFGAVNELGVFAMTEQGLKEVSNPSAIFLSRGDEITSGSSVMVVWEGTRPLLVEIQALVDHSMMSNPRRVAVGLEQNRLAILLAVLHRHGGLQMSDQDVFVNVVGGVKVTETSADLALLLSLVSSFRDRPLPRDLVVFGEVGLAGEIRPVPSGQERISEAAKHGFKRAIVPHANMPKKLPADMKVYGVKKLADALSILDEF; the protein is encoded by the coding sequence GTGGCGAAAGGTGCGAAAAGGGCATTTGTGTGTAATGAGTGTGGGGCGGATTATCCGCGCTGGCAGGGGCAGTGTAGTGCCTGTAATGCATGGAATACCATTACGGAAGTGCGTTTGGCATCGACGACTGCGGCGCGTACGGATAGGCTGACGGGCTATGCGGGGAATGCGGCGGGAGTCAGTAAAGTTCAAAAACTCTCTGAGATTAGCCTCGAAGAACTACCACGCTTTACCACCGGATTTAAAGAATTTGACCGCGTGCTCGGTGGTGGGGTTGTGCCAGGCAGTGCCATCTTGATTGGGGGAAACCCTGGAGCGGGTAAAAGTACCTTACTACTGCAAACTATGTGCCTGTTATCGCGGGAGATGAAAACTCTGTATGTCACGGGGGAAGAATCCTTGCAGCAAGTCGCCATGCGCGCTCACCGATTAGGGCTACCTACCGACTCACTCAATATGCTGTCGGAAACCAGTATCGAACAAATCTGCCTGACCGCAGAGCAAGAGCAACCTAAGCTGATGGTCATCGACTCCATCCAAGTGATGCACATGGCGGATATTCAATCTTCGCCGGGCAGTGTGGCGCAAGTGCGTGAAACCGCGGCCTATCTGACTCGCTTTGCGAAAACTCGCGGCGTGGCGATTATTATGGTGGGTCACGTCACCAAAGATGGCTCTCTGGCAGGGCCAAAAGTTCTTGAACACTGTATCGACTGCTCCATTATGCTCGATGGTGATGCCGACAACCGCTTTCGTACCCTACGCAGCCACAAAAACCGCTTTGGTGCCGTCAACGAGCTGGGTGTATTTGCCATGACGGAACAAGGTTTAAAAGAAGTCAGCAACCCGTCCGCCATCTTCTTAAGTCGTGGAGATGAAATTACCTCGGGCAGTTCTGTGATGGTGGTATGGGAAGGCACGCGACCATTGCTGGTGGAGATCCAAGCACTTGTCGACCATTCTATGATGTCCAATCCCCGTCGTGTGGCGGTGGGGCTAGAGCAAAACCGTTTAGCGATTTTGCTGGCGGTACTGCATCGCCATGGCGGATTGCAAATGTCTGACCAAGACGTATTTGTGAACGTAGTCGGTGGGGTAAAAGTGACTGAAACCAGTGCTGACCTCGCGCTGCTATTATCGTTAGTTTCAAGTTTTCGTGATCGCCCATTACCTCGTGACCTTGTGGTTTTCGGTGAAGTGGGGCTGGCAGGAGAAATTCGCCCAGTCCCAAGCGGGCAAGAACGTATTTCCGAAGCCGCAAAACATGGATTTAAACGCGCCATCGTCCCTCATGCCAATATGCCGAAAAAATTACCGGCCGATATGAAAGTGTATGGGGTGAAGAAGTTGGCGGATGCATTAAGTATTCTCGATGAGTTCTAA